A stretch of Fusarium poae strain DAOMC 252244 chromosome 2, whole genome shotgun sequence DNA encodes these proteins:
- the CSM1 gene encoding csm1-like protein, with amino-acid sequence MSTAKKRQAEDTPAQPKPKKSKKNKRGKAGAPDDELLDTELGLNTLFTKMDNQLLADHLAQKLSRFGGDLSAVEISDMTVSANAIQDTTTWQEPRTLDKFPNFLESVTENPELLYKSAKKKGSPHTLIVAGAGLRAADIVRSMRKFQNKDNAIAKLFAKHMKVEEQVQFLEKHKTGICVGTPARLMDLMDNGALSLDGLKRLVVDASHIDQKKRGVLDMKDTMMPLARFLSRNEFKDRYGDEKKPLALLFY; translated from the exons ATGTCGACAGCAAAAAAGAGACAAGCGGAGGATACTCCCGCTCAGCCAAAGcccaagaagagcaagaagaacaagagaggAAAGGCGGGTGCACCAGATGACGAATTACTTGATACTGAGCTTGGTCTCAACACGCTCTTCACCAAGATGGACAATCAGCTCTTGGCCGATCACCTGGCTCAAAAATTGAGCCGTTTTGGAGGCGATTTGAGTGCTGTTGAAATTTCAGACATGACTGTCTCAG CCAACGCCATTCAGGACACAACCACATGGCAAGAACCAAGAACCTTGGACAAATTCCCCAATTTCCTGGAGAGCGTCACAGAGAACCCTGAACTGTTGTACAAGTCAGCTAAGAAGAAGGGCTCGCCACATACTCTCATCGTTGCGGGAGCGGGATTGAGAGCTGCAGACATCGTTAG ATCGATGCGCAAATTCCAGAACAAGGATAACGCGATTGCAAAATTG TTTGCTAAGCATATGAAGGTTGAAGAGCAAGTTCAGTTCCTTGAGAAACACAAGACAGGTATCTGTGTCGGCACACCTGCCCGTCTAATGGATCTTATGGATAACG GTGCGCTCTCCCTCGATGGCCTGAAGCGCCTGGTCGTGGACGCTTCCCACATCGACCAAAAGAAGCGTGGCGTTTTGGACATGAAGGATACTATGATGCCTCTGGCTCGTTTTTTATCGAGGAACGAGTTCAAGGATAGATACGGCGATGAGAAGAAGCCTCTGGCTTTATTGTTCTATTAG
- a CDS encoding hypothetical protein (BUSCO:52076at5125) encodes MSADRQTIIEVNRSLRNIKNELENLLERGVIDDSVYDTINVALPPESSLSGPLRTATGANKTTAAKAVSPAPTPSPAPSAQAAPTKAFNDLKIKSNSPAPPAYDQTPPPGLPTRNVKPTVAHARALYRYAASDGRDLSFEKDDRIAVYEYMNQDWWMGRNERTGQEGIFPRNYVLVDQETKKPVQPVQAPVPQPQYGYPAYSQGPPPQQNPYNAHVPPMAVAEGSGQQAQEGDGKDNKVNEYGKKFGKKLGNAAIFGAGASIGSGIVNSIF; translated from the exons ATGTCTGCTGATCGCCAGACTATTATCGAAGTGAACCGTTCGCTTCGCAACATTAAAAAT GAACTCGAGAACCTCCTCGAACGAGGCGTGATTGACGACTCCGTCTACGATACCATTAATGTCGCTCTCCCTCCCGAGTCTTCCCTCTCAGGTCCTCTCCGAACTGCCACAGGCGCCAACAAGACCACCGCTGCCAAGGCCGTGTCTCCCGCGCCAACTCCCTCCCCCGCGCCATCCGCTCAGGCGGCCCCTACCAAGGCCTTTAACGACCTCAAGATCAAGTCCAACTCTCCTGCGCCGCCCGCATACGACCAGACACCTCCTCCTGGCCTCCCTACTCGTAACGTCAAGCCTACCGTCGCACACGCTCGTGCTCTATACCGCTACGCCGCCTCCGACGGTCGCGATCTGTCCTTTGAGAAAGATGACCGTATCGCTGTCTATGAGTATATGAACCAGGACTGGTGGATGGGCCGCAACGAGCGCACAGGCCAGGAGGGTATCTTCCCTCGCAACTATGTGCTCGTGGACCAAGAGACCAAGAAACCCGTCCAGCCTGTGCAAGCGCCGGTGCCTCAGCCGCAGTACGGATACCCTGCTTACTCTCAGGGCCCGCCTCCCCAGCAGAACCCCTACAACGCGCATGTGCCGCCCATGGCCGTCGCCGAGGGATCCGGACAGCAGGCACAGGAAGGAGATGGCAAGGACAACAAGGTGAACGAATATGGCAAGAAGTTTGGTAAGAAACTGGGTAATGCTGCCATCTTCGGTGCAGGCGCGTCCATTGGAAGTGGCATTGTAAATTCCATCTTTTAG
- a CDS encoding hypothetical protein (BUSCO:13598at5125) → MSAVNRTLRTATKQLRFQSPRGLRVAAPLVARSALSAARSSLPASHGAAFSTSATKFSGASDMSSAPREYDPEIKDIADYVANKTIDSELAFDTARWILLDTLGCGLEGLRFKECSKLLGPIVPGTVVPNGPKVPGTPFQLDPVNAAFNIGAMIRWLDFNDCWLAAEWGHPSDNLGAILAVADWINRTNKAGGNLAGGKTFVVKDVLEAMIKAHEIQGCLALLNSYNKVGLDHVVLVKVASTAVVSKMLGLNEKQIADAVTQAWVDGQSLRTYRHTPNTMSRKSWAAGDACQRAVNLALKVLKGEQGVPTVLSAPVWGFYDVLFKGKKFEFQRPYGSYVMENVLFKVSYPAEFHSQTAVEASEKIHHLLKSQGKSAADIKSITCRTHEACIRIIDKQFKPMDNFADRDHCIQYMCATMLVFGRLEATDYTDGGEAATSPLVESLRQKIKCVEDPQYTKDYHDPKLRTISNALTVELNDGTVLDEVAVEAPLGHRLRREEAKPVILEKYKRHLGPHYPESRVKELVDLNLDAKKLESTPVDEYVDLYTVESSKFVQ, encoded by the exons ATGTCTGCTGTTAACAGGACCCTTCGAACGGCCACCAAGCAGTTGCGCTTCCAATCTCCACGGGGTCTTCGTGTCGCTGCCCCTCTTGTGGCCCGCTCAGCTCTAAGTGCTGCTCGCTCTTCGCTTCCCGCTTCTCACGGCGCTGCCTTTTCAACATCTGCTACCAAATTCTCTGGAGCTTCCGACATGTCTTCCGCACCTCGTGAATACGATCCTGAGATCAAGGATATTGCCGACTATGTCGCCAATAAGACCATTGACTCTGAGCTTGCT TTCGACACTGCTCGATGGATCCTCCTCGACACTCTTGGCTGCGGTCTCGAGGGATTGAGGTTCAAGGAGTGCTCCAAGCTCCTCGGACCCATCGTTCCCGGCACCGTTGTTCCCAACGGCCCCAAGGTCCCTGGTACTCCCTTCCAGCTTGACCCcgtcaacgccgccttcaaCATTGGTGCTATGATCCGATGGCTCGACTTTAACGACTGCTGGCTCGCAGCTGAGTGGGGTCACCCCTCTGATAACCTCGGTGCTATCCTTGCTGTCGCTGACTGGATCAACCGTACCAACAAGGCTGGTGGTAACCTCGCTGGCGGCAAGACCTTTGTTGTCAAGGACGTTCTCGAGGCCATGATCAAGGCTCACGAGATCCAGGGTTGCTTGGCTCTCCTCAACTCATACAACAAGGTCGGTCTCGACCACGTCGTCCTCGTCAAGGTTGCCTCTACCGCTGTCGTCTCCAAGATGCTCGGCCTCAACGAGAAGCAAATTGCCGATGCTGTCACCCAGGCTTGGGTTGATGGTCAGTCTCTCCGAACATACCGCCACACACCCAACACCATGTCCCGAAAGTCGTGGGCTGCTGGTGATGCTTGCCAGCGTGCCGTCAACCTCGCTCTCAAGGTCCTCAAGGGCGAGCAGGGTGTTCCCACCGTCCTGTCCGCTCCTGTCTGGGGTTTCTACGATGTCCTCTTCAAGGGCAAAAAGTTCGAGTTCCAGCGTCCCTACGGAAGCTATGTCATGGAGAACGTTCTCTTCAAGGTTTCCTACCCTG CCGAGTTCCACTCTCAAACCGCCGTCGAGGCCTCTGAGAAGATTCACCACCTCCTCAAGTCTCAGGGCAAGTCTGCTGCCGACATCAAGTCCATCACTTGCCGAACTCACGAGGCTTGCATCCGAATTATCGACAAGCAGTTCAAGCCCATGGACAACTTTGCCGACCGTGACCACTGCATTCAGTACATGTGCGCCACTATGCTCGTCTTCGGCCGCCTCGAGGCCACTGACTACACCGACGGTGGTGAGGCTGCTACTTCTCCTCTGGTTGAGTCTCTCCGTCAAAAGATTAAGTGTGTTGAGGATCCTCAGTACACCAAGGATTACCATGACCCTAAGCTCCGAACCATCTCCAACGCTCTCACCGTCGAGCTCAACGATGGTACTGTCCTTGACGAGGTCGCTGTCGAGGCTCCTCTTGGCCACCGTCTCCGCCGTGAGGAGGCTAAGCCCGTCATTCTCGAGAAGTACAAGCGCCACCTTGGCCCTCACTACCCCGAGTCCAGGGTTAAGGAGCTTGTGGACCTCAACTTGGATGCCAAGAAGCTTGAGTCTACCCCTGTTGATGAGTACGTTGACCTGTACACTGTTGAGAGCAGCAAGTTTGTGCAATAA